A stretch of Roseovarius sp. M141 DNA encodes these proteins:
- a CDS encoding lytic murein transglycosylase — translation MSITRRHFGIGIAALGLTACGDMRGLGGAGAPTAAAPLASDLRPVPNAGYDAWVVGFRARAGGYGISASTLDQGFRGAGYLPGVVKRDRNQTEFSRTLEDYLAIAASDERVAKGRAAYARHRATLGALENRYGVDARIITAIWGLESFYGERRGNVPVVSATSTLAYDGRRGAFFEKQLVAALKIVQNGDIQANRMVGSWAGAMGHTQFIPTSYELFAVDFTGDGRRDIWSEDPTDALASTAAYLSRNGWTRGLEWGHEVTGASASGRIIQPQPGGPRFAVTGNFNAIKRYNNSDSYAIGVGHLADRIGGAGPLRSGFPPDANGMTKPDRVRLQQRLTARGFDTEGADGVIGSKTEDAIRAYQSSTGQPVTGVPSPQLLRSLG, via the coding sequence ATGAGCATTACACGGCGACATTTCGGAATCGGTATCGCGGCCCTCGGCCTGACGGCCTGCGGCGACATGCGCGGGTTGGGCGGCGCAGGCGCGCCAACGGCGGCCGCGCCACTGGCAAGCGATCTGCGCCCCGTGCCAAACGCAGGGTATGATGCGTGGGTCGTGGGGTTTCGGGCGCGCGCGGGCGGCTACGGCATCTCCGCCAGCACGCTGGACCAGGGATTTCGCGGGGCGGGCTACCTGCCGGGCGTCGTCAAGCGCGACCGCAACCAGACCGAATTCAGCCGCACCCTTGAGGATTACCTGGCCATCGCCGCATCGGACGAGCGTGTGGCCAAAGGGCGCGCCGCCTATGCCCGCCACCGCGCAACGCTGGGCGCGCTGGAGAATCGCTATGGCGTCGACGCGAGGATCATCACCGCGATCTGGGGCCTGGAGAGCTTTTATGGCGAGCGGCGCGGCAACGTGCCTGTCGTTTCGGCCACCTCGACGCTGGCCTATGACGGGCGGCGCGGGGCGTTTTTCGAAAAACAGTTGGTCGCGGCGCTCAAGATCGTCCAAAACGGCGACATACAGGCAAATCGCATGGTGGGCAGCTGGGCCGGTGCCATGGGGCACACCCAATTCATCCCTACATCCTACGAATTGTTCGCCGTGGACTTCACCGGCGACGGGCGGCGCGATATCTGGTCCGAGGACCCAACCGATGCGCTGGCGTCGACCGCCGCGTATCTGTCGCGCAATGGCTGGACGCGCGGGTTGGAATGGGGGCACGAGGTAACGGGCGCATCGGCCAGCGGGCGTATCATTCAGCCACAACCGGGCGGCCCCCGCTTTGCCGTGACGGGAAATTTCAATGCGATCAAGCGTTATAACAATTCCGACTCTTACGCGATCGGCGTCGGGCATCTGGCGGACCGGATCGGCGGCGCGGGTCCGCTGCGGTCCGGCTTTCCGCCCGATGCGAATGGAATGACCAAACCGGACCGCGTGAGATTGCAACAGCGCCTGACCGCGCGCGGCTTTGACACCGAAGGCGCCGACGGCGTGATCGGGTCCAAGACCGAGGACGCGATCCGCGCCTACCAATCAAGCACCGGCCAGCCTGTGACCGGTGTGCCGTCGCCGCAACTTCTGCGCAGTCTGGGATGA